The genomic interval ttcaaggatttCAAGCACCAAGGTCAACAGATACCTTTGACTCATTATAACAATCAAAATGATTGTGACATAAACAAGCACCAATGAACAAATTAGTGATGTTCCAATAGAAATCTTCACGAAGTTCACATATACAGCCTATCAACAATGGAAGTTAAGATTCAACAAACTTAGGGATGACAATAAGAACACAAATTAttcatttctttaaaaaaaaaatggaaatacCTTAGCTTTTTCATGCAGagcttcaaattttatcctaCATGACTTGGCCGCAAGCTTTGACCTAAAATCCTTGGGAAACACATAAAGTACACCACCTTCCAGGATCAAACCAccacaataaataaataaataactaaacaAAAAGACGATGCAGATCAATTAACATTGAATAAGCTTCAAAGGTAGTGCCTCCAAGAAGCCATAGTGTCAGCGGCAAGAGCATGCAAAGCTTTTTGAGCATCACTAAGCTTGACATCAGCATTGCTTGCCTCGTCACCAACAGTGACCTTCCTGCTGCAATCGTCAACGGCTTGGATCACTCACTTCCTCACATCAGATGGTAGTTGATCGCTCCTCCTTTGACACGGCCGGGCAATGCCCTCACAGCTGGAAATGGTGGTGTTTGGTTCCAGGGTAACAATATTGATAATCTTGGAGTGATTATGGAGTGAGAATAATGATGGTTTCCAAGTTTTACATAAGGATAAAGAGGCCATTTTCACCTTTGAGAGGAGCTCTACAGTTTCCAGAGAGAGAATCTGATGATAGAATCAGTTGTCACTTGGACTTTTATGTCAGTCATTTCACTCCTTGAGTTGTAATTTAAGTTCAAAATACTTTCTTAGAAGttgtaactttttttttttgggatcTTTTCTTGGATACTGAATTTCATGGAAATTCATCTTGTTAAAAGCAGACAGATTTTGGTCATTGGGGAGATTAAAACAATGCACTTTGATTGCATAATAGCCATATCATTTCCGAAGGTAGTATAAATAATTTGTTATGATGTTtacttatttcttattttcataagtaagaagaaaaagacaaaaatgtGGTTTGTGGTTCAAAACACAATTTGGATTTAGTAACTGAGAGCATACCACTTTTGTGAAATCAACACCAGTTCtacattttaatttcaagaGAATATGTTATTAACTCATATGCCTAGGAGGAGCCTTAAGAGTTGCCACTTAGTAGCATTAAGAGTTTAAGAACTCATTGCAGCTAAGGATTTCATATTTTCTGATATCACCTAAGATGGATTGAGAGGTAAAGTAAAGATTTGTAAttcaaaatgtaaaataatCTCAATGAATTTTCATTAGGTTTATTACTCTGTGTAAGCATAACATACAGAAATCACAAAGGAGGACCTATAgcaaaaggaaatgaaaaaagagagaCAGGCAAGAGGGGTACTTCTATTTGCCGTGTTGCAAAAGTGTACAATAATAAATGTTACAGTTTGTAATGTATCAAGTTGAAATTTGCGAGTGACTTTAGCACCATGCTATAACTTATAAACTGGTACAAAGCAGCATCTAACTCTGGCTTGATTTTCACTtcacagtttttttttttttttgaacggCCACTTTGCAGTTTAAAGTGAAAGAAGTCTGGAAGGTGCACGTGTACCATTATTCTGTAGGTGAACccattgtttatttttaaacatcCTAAAATCCAATTTATACCCAATTTTCTGCAAGAAGTCTGCTGCCCTGTCATTCAGGCCATTGCTTAACAAATAAATACGGTTAAGACAATCATACGCAGAAAAAAAGCATGGTTTTCCAAAGACCATATAAAAGTATAGCATCATATAATATCCCATTTTGCGCTCCCTGAAgaagatttatttttaaaacaatccTTGAATTATTATACACTGAGGAAGGATCCAATTCCATCTAAGTGCCTTTGATAGGTAGCCATCTTCAGGCCAATCAGAGAGTGGAAGATTGCTTTGATCAATTGATTTCACTTAGCAACCAAAAAGCATTTGGCAATTCATCACGTCCTAACCATTTTATTCTCTCTGAAGTGGATTTATTGTCAAATTCCCCTTTGCATTTCCCTACATTGTGGAAGATGCAATTCTAAGTGCATTTGCTAGGTGGCCATCCTCAGGCTGATCAGAGAGCAGAAGATTGCCTTGATCAACTGACTTCACATAGTGACCGAAGAGGATTTGACAGTGCATTGCTTGCAATATCTTTCCATTTCGATCATCACACtttcattcttccttaactaCTGTCCCTTCTCGAAATCAACTTATAACATGGGCAGGAAATTAACCAAATGTCATAaaacttagaaaaaaaattcttactTGCTGTTCAGCAAGAAATCTAAACAAACCAAGATAAACTTTGGCACTGACATCAACAATCACAACTCATGCTGACCTACGACAAGCACTAACTTTCTTCAATGTCAAACTTTTAGAATTGGAGAGCCCATCCATCAACCTATTATACCTAGCAATGTCAGGTATAAATCCTTTATCCAACATCTCATCTACCAAAATTTCTCCCTCCTTCCTTCTGCCCTCTCTTGTATATCCATATATCAAAATGTTATAAGTCACCTCATCTGGTTCTAAACCCTTTGACGAAGCCActaatctaaatttatttgcaTCCATCGTTCTACCCAAATCACAAAGATCTTGCATAAGACAATTAAAAGTCATAATATCCGGAACAATACCATCTTTAAGCATCTTATCCATCAACCTAAATGCATCTTCTCTTCTCCCCAACCTCCTCAAACCTTCAATCAAAGTGGTACAAGCAATCAAACTCGGTACATTTCCTTTAATCCATAACTCATTAACCACCTCAAATGCTCTACCTGCATTTCCTTTACCACAAAGCTCCTCCATTAAATCACAATAATCAAATCCCTTTGGCAAAAGCATCCTCTTCGAAAAATCAATGACCAAGTCACACGCCTCCAAAAGCCTCCCCTCCTTACACAAACCACTGACCAAAATCTCACAAGTCacacttgaaaaatcacatcCCAACTGAATCATCTCATATGCCATCTTAACTGCTTCATCAACCTTCCTTTCCCTAAAAAACCCTCTAATCAAAGTGTTAAAAGTAACCACATTAGGACTACAACCTTTCTCCTTCATTTCCCTAAACAACTCCAATCCTGACTCAAACTTTCCATTCCTACAATAACCATTGATCAAGGTATTAAATGTATACACATCTGGCTTCACTCTATCCCTTTCCATCCTCTCATAAAACCCCAAAGCCTTATCAAAGTCCCCATTTTTCAAATACCCGTTAATCAAAACATTATAAATAACAACACTAGGCCTTCCATCAATCAATTTCTTCATGGTTTCGAAAGCAAAAACAGCATCATTCAACTTCCTAGCTCTACAAAATGAATCGATAACGAAACGAAAAAGGGGTTCCATTTGAGGACAAGAGAAGATACCTGGAGAACAAGGGCAAGGATTGGCAGCTATAAAACTAAGAAGAGAACGAAGCTGCGAGAAACGATGAGAGGAAGCTAAGGAGTGAGCCATCCATAGGTAAGTTGAGTGGTCGTGGTGGAAAGAGTCAATGGTGGAAGCCCAAGAGAAAACTTGAAAGTCATAGTGGGTGAAAACTGGATGATGGTGGAGCTTTATCTTGAGGAAGTGAAGGAGGGTTTTTGGGGTTAAGGGTTGGTGGGTCAGGTAAGTTTTGAGGAAGGAAAAGAGCTGGTTCTGGTGATGGGGCTGAGGAATTGTGGGGAAGAGAGAAAGGGAAGGTGTTGGTGTT from Theobroma cacao cultivar B97-61/B2 chromosome 5, Criollo_cocoa_genome_V2, whole genome shotgun sequence carries:
- the LOC18598241 gene encoding pentatricopeptide repeat-containing protein At2g36240; amino-acid sequence: MKKNLLKPLQNPQSKSPQPLPPLSPLLDSPQTPTPSLSLFPTIPQPHHQNQLFSFLKTYLTHQPLTPKTLLHFLKIKLHHHPVFTHYDFQVFSWASTIDSFHHDHSTYLWMAHSLASSHRFSQLRSLLSFIAANPCPCSPGIFSCPQMEPLFRFVIDSFCRARKLNDAVFAFETMKKLIDGRPSVVIYNVLINGYLKNGDFDKALGFYERMERDRVKPDVYTFNTLINGYCRNGKFESGLELFREMKEKGCSPNVVTFNTLIRGFFRERKVDEAVKMAYEMIQLGCDFSSVTCEILVSGLCKEGRLLEACDLVIDFSKRMLLPKGFDYCDLMEELCGKGNAGRAFEVVNELWIKGNVPSLIACTTLIEGLRRLGRREDAFRLMDKMLKDGIVPDIMTFNCLMQDLCDLGRTMDANKFRLVASSKGLEPDEVTYNILIYGYTREGRRKEGEILVDEMLDKGFIPDIARYNRLMDGLSNSKSLTLKKVSACRRSA